In Legionella sp. PATHC035, a genomic segment contains:
- a CDS encoding aminotransferase class V-fold PLP-dependent enzyme: protein MINWEKYRELFPVVNQQTYFMTAGGGALSRQALQAVTDRYQSLALNGGRIFGDNIQLTETCREKIARLINAEKEHIAFIPSVSFGMNALAHSLPRGDSVLLVKNDFSSSILPWENAGHSVKWTDSAADLAARLDFAEQEEERISSIVASYVHYANGYKLNLEQIKNLKRDAHLIVNGTQGIGAFPIDVKKQGIDALVCSCYKWMCCGEGIAFIYIHPDLFKQLTPALIGWRSVQSAMNFDGSCQFYQSARVFELGWDNMTIFSGFNAALDLIEEIGIANIAERITSLTDYLIERLHQFNLPVLSDTEKQSRSGIVQLGPFPELDKIMKHLETHNVWVTQRDGGIRVSLHYYNNEQDIDNLLNALQEL from the coding sequence ATGATAAATTGGGAAAAATACCGGGAACTGTTTCCTGTTGTAAATCAACAAACCTATTTTATGACTGCTGGAGGGGGTGCTTTATCAAGGCAAGCACTTCAAGCAGTGACTGATCGATACCAATCACTGGCATTGAATGGGGGAAGAATTTTTGGTGACAACATCCAGCTGACGGAAACATGTCGAGAAAAAATTGCTCGATTGATTAATGCAGAAAAAGAGCATATTGCCTTTATCCCTAGTGTTTCATTCGGTATGAACGCATTGGCTCATTCGCTCCCCCGTGGAGATTCTGTTTTGCTTGTAAAAAATGATTTTTCTTCATCAATTTTACCTTGGGAAAATGCTGGACATTCAGTCAAATGGACTGATTCAGCCGCGGATCTTGCTGCACGATTGGATTTTGCTGAACAGGAAGAGGAAAGAATTTCTTCAATTGTTGCCAGTTACGTCCATTATGCCAATGGTTATAAACTTAATTTGGAACAAATTAAGAACTTAAAAAGAGACGCGCATCTTATTGTGAATGGAACTCAAGGAATTGGTGCATTCCCTATCGATGTCAAAAAACAAGGAATTGATGCACTCGTTTGTTCTTGTTACAAGTGGATGTGCTGTGGTGAAGGAATCGCATTTATCTATATTCATCCAGACCTCTTTAAACAGTTGACTCCCGCTTTGATTGGATGGAGAAGTGTACAGTCTGCGATGAACTTTGATGGAAGTTGTCAATTTTATCAATCTGCCCGTGTTTTTGAATTAGGCTGGGATAATATGACTATTTTTTCCGGTTTTAATGCGGCACTTGATCTGATTGAAGAAATTGGTATTGCAAATATCGCAGAACGTATTACCTCTCTTACTGATTATTTAATCGAACGATTACATCAATTCAATTTACCTGTTCTTTCAGACACCGAGAAACAGTCTCGCTCAGGTATCGTACAGTTAGGGCCTTTTCCGGAGTTAGATAAAATCATGAAACACCTGGAAACCCATAATGTCTGGGTCACTCAGCGCGATGGCGGTATCAGAGTTTCCTTGCATTACTATAATAATGAACAAGATATTGATAATTTATTGAATGCACTTCAGGAGTTATAG
- the rimK gene encoding 30S ribosomal protein S6--L-glutamate ligase translates to MKIAILATNPHLYSHKRLKEEGEAAGHEIKIINPLYCYMNVAASCPKVHYRGGSPLPHFDAVIPRIGASNTYYGTAVLRHMETMGMYTLNESIAIARSRDKFRSLQLLARKGIPMPLTSFAQSPDDTEDLVRMVGGAPLVIKLLEGTQGKGVILADSHQSAVSIINAFKEMHANILVQEFIEESRGVDIRCFVVGEKVVAAVKRQAKDGEFRANVHQGGKAVKVKLSPQERAIAASAAKTMGLKVAGVDLIRSNHGPLVLEINSSPGLEGVEKATGINIAGKIIEYIEKHAKPITANDRFHG, encoded by the coding sequence ATGAAAATTGCAATATTAGCCACTAATCCACATTTGTACTCCCACAAGCGTTTGAAGGAGGAGGGTGAGGCTGCTGGTCATGAAATTAAAATAATTAATCCACTCTATTGTTACATGAATGTCGCCGCTTCTTGTCCTAAGGTTCATTATAGAGGCGGCTCTCCCTTGCCTCATTTTGATGCGGTGATTCCCAGAATTGGTGCATCGAATACTTATTACGGAACAGCCGTCTTGCGTCATATGGAAACAATGGGCATGTATACGTTGAACGAATCTATAGCTATTGCACGCTCTCGAGATAAATTCCGTTCGTTACAGTTATTAGCGCGAAAAGGCATTCCTATGCCATTAACGAGCTTTGCTCAATCACCTGATGATACTGAGGATTTAGTACGCATGGTTGGGGGGGCACCTTTAGTCATTAAGTTATTGGAGGGAACACAAGGCAAGGGAGTAATCCTGGCGGATAGCCATCAATCTGCCGTGAGCATCATTAATGCGTTTAAAGAAATGCATGCTAATATTTTGGTGCAAGAATTCATTGAGGAATCACGTGGGGTGGATATTCGTTGCTTTGTTGTGGGAGAGAAGGTAGTTGCTGCTGTGAAACGGCAAGCAAAAGATGGTGAGTTTCGTGCGAATGTGCATCAAGGCGGAAAAGCAGTCAAGGTAAAATTATCACCGCAAGAGCGTGCAATTGCAGCCAGTGCTGCTAAAACAATGGGTCTAAAAGTGGCTGGTGTTGATTTGATTCGCTCGAATCATGGACCTCTGGTTTTGGAGATTAACTCTTCACCTGGCCTTGAAGGTGTAGAAAAAGCAACTGGCATTAATATTGCTGGAAAAATTATTGAATACATTGAAAAACATGCAAAACCGATTACTGCTAATGATCGATTTCACGGTTAA
- the cyoE gene encoding heme o synthase, which yields MHVDHVVQPSSAAWRDYLELCKPRVVLLMLLTVVVGMYLAAPGWVSLSLLFFSLLGIGLCAGSAAAINHLVDKRIDAIMARTKKRPVASGQVSVGQALWFAVIMGTLGLTVLVVFVNQLTALLTFITLIGYAGVYTGYLKRATSQNIVIGGLAGAAPPLLGWTAVTNQLDPQALLLVLIIFIWTPPHFWALAIYRYEEYQHAQIPMLPVTHGIEFTKLSVYLYTILLLVVSMLPFVVGMSGLFYVIGALVLGGRFLFWSHKLYRTDKPVVAMQTFRFSIVYLMLLFVFLLIDHYL from the coding sequence ATGCACGTTGATCATGTAGTTCAACCCTCGTCAGCTGCTTGGCGTGATTACCTTGAGTTATGTAAACCTCGAGTTGTATTACTGATGCTGTTGACTGTAGTTGTAGGCATGTACTTGGCAGCACCGGGTTGGGTTAGTTTATCCTTATTATTTTTTTCATTGCTTGGTATTGGATTGTGTGCAGGCAGTGCCGCTGCAATTAATCATTTAGTGGATAAGCGAATTGATGCCATTATGGCTCGAACTAAAAAAAGACCTGTTGCCAGTGGCCAAGTCTCAGTAGGTCAAGCCCTATGGTTTGCTGTCATCATGGGAACTCTCGGTTTGACCGTTTTAGTTGTTTTTGTAAATCAATTAACTGCCTTACTGACCTTTATTACATTGATTGGCTATGCCGGTGTTTATACGGGCTATTTAAAAAGAGCTACCTCACAAAACATCGTTATTGGCGGATTAGCCGGAGCTGCTCCACCGCTACTTGGTTGGACGGCGGTGACTAATCAATTGGATCCTCAAGCTTTATTGTTGGTGTTAATTATTTTTATTTGGACGCCGCCCCATTTTTGGGCTTTAGCGATTTATCGCTATGAAGAGTACCAACATGCGCAAATTCCGATGTTACCAGTGACTCATGGTATCGAGTTTACAAAACTAAGTGTTTATTTATATACCATTTTATTATTGGTTGTAAGTATGCTGCCTTTTGTTGTAGGGATGAGTGGTTTGTTTTATGTAATAGGAGCCTTAGTGCTTGGTGGACGATTCTTGTTTTGGTCTCACAAGTTATATCGTACTGATAAACCCGTTGTTGCGATGCAAACCTTCAGATTTTCAATAGTTTATTTGATGTTGTTGTTTGTTTTTTTATTGATCGATCATTATTTATAA
- a CDS encoding MFS transporter has product MSTTSKVDNYQHKWYAFLGIALLSFGCYLDYTVVNVALPTIQHELQANLVSMQWVMNIYFLALCVLATVMGGFGDLYGRRRCLYLGGAIFVIASIIAGLSSHIHWLIFGRLLQGVGAAIIFPLGLSLLPQFFPEQERGKAVAWFGSIGGIALALGPLLGGLIVTYLGWRWIFFINIPICLLGYIFCFKSVSESQTNSQLIDLDIKGMLLLAFTMGGIVLGLIYSQSYGWSAPITLTCFAVTLIMGSLLVKAENNHPNPLIDFKDYSNLLFSAGAILVFLAGILSAVTLFFDPLYLQIIKEQSAQLSGLVLFAIPVSVFLIAFFVGKLIHNLGLLHTILLGLFLGCFATLLQVFFTSNASLFYIIFAFICLGSMWALGNTVSIIAAQTAVGPERASVATGSMVTLFNIGGSIGLSLAIVIYNFVTHHSLSSLSKDHSNGLSEAQISSLQEFIANPTHSLQLAENDFTHQLFNKIFMNGFTGVMAFLFIASLIAFSVIWRGKKVESKVKVNKITPVKNKGSVA; this is encoded by the coding sequence GTGTCTACAACCAGCAAAGTCGATAACTATCAACATAAATGGTATGCATTTTTGGGAATAGCCCTACTGTCTTTTGGATGTTATCTCGACTATACCGTAGTCAATGTCGCATTACCCACCATCCAACATGAATTACAAGCCAACCTAGTATCCATGCAATGGGTCATGAATATTTACTTTCTGGCATTATGCGTTTTAGCTACCGTAATGGGTGGATTTGGTGATTTATATGGTCGCCGGCGTTGCTTGTATCTAGGAGGAGCGATTTTTGTGATTGCATCGATCATCGCCGGTCTCTCTTCTCATATTCATTGGTTGATTTTTGGTCGGTTATTGCAGGGTGTCGGTGCTGCAATTATATTTCCATTAGGGCTCTCACTCCTCCCCCAATTTTTCCCTGAACAAGAGCGGGGTAAAGCCGTAGCTTGGTTTGGCAGCATAGGAGGCATTGCATTAGCCTTAGGTCCGCTTTTAGGGGGACTTATCGTGACTTATCTGGGATGGAGATGGATTTTCTTCATCAATATTCCTATCTGCTTATTAGGGTATATTTTTTGTTTCAAATCTGTTTCAGAATCGCAAACTAATTCCCAACTGATTGATTTAGATATAAAAGGGATGCTCTTACTTGCTTTCACTATGGGCGGCATCGTATTAGGTTTAATTTATAGCCAAAGCTATGGTTGGAGCGCACCAATCACTTTAACCTGTTTCGCGGTGACGCTGATCATGGGCAGTTTATTAGTCAAAGCTGAAAATAATCATCCTAATCCTCTTATTGACTTTAAAGATTATTCCAATTTACTCTTTTCAGCCGGAGCCATTCTTGTCTTTTTAGCCGGGATATTAAGCGCCGTTACTTTATTTTTTGATCCCCTTTATTTACAAATTATAAAAGAGCAATCGGCACAATTATCTGGCTTAGTATTATTTGCCATACCTGTCTCAGTGTTTTTAATTGCTTTTTTTGTAGGAAAACTAATTCATAATCTGGGATTGTTGCATACTATTTTGCTCGGGTTGTTCTTAGGGTGTTTCGCAACCCTATTACAAGTGTTTTTTACCAGTAATGCCTCATTATTCTACATTATTTTTGCATTTATTTGTCTAGGAAGCATGTGGGCACTGGGTAATACGGTCTCAATCATTGCAGCCCAAACCGCAGTAGGCCCTGAACGTGCGAGTGTTGCAACGGGATCGATGGTAACTTTATTTAATATCGGTGGCTCTATAGGCTTATCTCTTGCAATCGTTATTTATAATTTTGTAACCCATCATTCTCTCTCTTCACTATCTAAAGACCACTCCAATGGGCTGAGTGAAGCACAAATTTCCAGTTTACAAGAGTTCATAGCCAATCCCACTCATTCATTACAACTTGCAGAAAATGATTTCACCCATCAATTGTTTAATAAAATATTCATGAATGGTTTTACTGGCGTGATGGCGTTTCTATTTATCGCTTCTCTTATTGCCTTCTCAGTGATTTGGCGGGGCAAAAAAGTTGAAAGCAAAGTGAAGGTCAATAAAATTACTCCTGTGAAGAACAAGGGTTCAGTAGCTTAA
- a CDS encoding isopenicillin N synthase family dioxygenase, protein MIKVSQIPIIDVSALFTARSIHDLHALAQQFKEVYTNIGFAYVINHGISQHMFDTIFEQSRLFHHLPEEEKLKIKQNQFFRGYMAIQGSRFKLSTLGETMIPNQSAAFILGHEVPDTDEDYKLGINLAGPNQWPAEHLLPDFKNVLLHYRENVLLLLRNLIRVFSLSLNQNYYELDKFFIKPTTFLRLQYYPAQPEVIPEHQYGIAPHTDWGALTLLAQDSVGGLQVKQCDGTWLDVPPLEGAFILNTGDMMHRLSNGEYISTPHRVINVSGKERYSIPLFFEPDPHAVIAPVNTEQKPIFEPMEYADFLMMQIKNNYSIGAKDKEALADA, encoded by the coding sequence ATGATAAAAGTTAGCCAAATCCCAATAATTGATGTTTCAGCCCTTTTTACTGCTCGCTCAATACATGATTTACACGCTTTAGCCCAGCAGTTTAAAGAGGTATATACCAATATTGGTTTCGCATATGTTATTAATCATGGGATTTCTCAACATATGTTTGATACCATTTTTGAGCAATCAAGACTATTTCACCATTTGCCTGAAGAAGAAAAATTAAAAATAAAGCAAAACCAATTTTTTCGCGGGTATATGGCTATTCAAGGATCTCGTTTTAAGTTATCAACTTTAGGTGAAACGATGATACCTAATCAAAGCGCCGCATTTATATTGGGTCATGAAGTGCCCGATACAGATGAAGATTATAAATTAGGTATTAATCTTGCCGGACCTAATCAGTGGCCTGCTGAACATTTATTGCCTGATTTTAAGAATGTATTACTGCATTACCGTGAAAATGTTTTACTCCTATTACGTAACTTAATTCGTGTTTTTTCCCTATCATTAAACCAGAATTATTACGAATTAGATAAATTTTTTATCAAGCCAACCACTTTCTTACGGTTGCAATATTATCCAGCACAACCTGAAGTAATTCCTGAGCATCAATATGGAATTGCACCACATACTGATTGGGGGGCATTGACTTTGTTAGCTCAAGATTCTGTGGGTGGGTTGCAAGTGAAGCAATGTGATGGTACCTGGTTGGATGTTCCTCCTCTAGAAGGAGCCTTTATTTTAAATACTGGGGATATGATGCATCGCCTCAGTAACGGCGAATATATTTCAACACCACACCGCGTAATTAATGTTTCTGGGAAAGAAAGATATTCTATTCCACTATTTTTTGAACCGGATCCTCATGCGGTAATAGCACCGGTTAATACTGAGCAAAAGCCAATATTTGAACCAATGGAATATGCTGATTTCTTGATGATGCAGATCAAAAATAATTACAGCATTGGTGCCAAGGACAAAGAAGCATTAGCGGATGCCTAG
- a CDS encoding SCO family protein, with the protein MSLKAKSVTFTVVVLLALAGLFSGIFVGQHFHFKKKIDATTFHGTYLENPRPVNRFQLTGIDEKTFDNKSLKGKWTLMFFGFTNCGYVCPTTMAELTKMYHILEDKGVNNLPRIVMISIDPERDSPEKLRGYVTSFHPHFYGARGNEESIKSMTREMGIAYAKVVEKGVDDATNYDIQHSGALMLFNPQGELNAFFTTPHHADLLAKDYLLLVS; encoded by the coding sequence ATGAGTTTAAAGGCTAAAAGTGTTACCTTTACCGTAGTTGTTTTGCTGGCTCTTGCAGGATTATTCTCAGGAATTTTTGTAGGCCAACATTTCCATTTTAAGAAAAAAATCGATGCGACCACATTTCATGGTACTTACCTTGAAAATCCAAGACCTGTGAATCGGTTTCAATTGACAGGAATTGATGAAAAAACATTCGATAATAAAAGTTTAAAAGGAAAATGGACTTTAATGTTTTTTGGTTTTACAAACTGCGGCTATGTATGTCCAACTACAATGGCGGAATTGACCAAAATGTATCATATCCTTGAAGACAAGGGGGTGAATAATTTACCTCGCATTGTAATGATCTCTATCGATCCGGAACGTGATAGCCCAGAAAAACTTCGGGGTTATGTGACGTCATTCCATCCCCATTTTTATGGAGCACGTGGCAATGAAGAGTCTATTAAATCAATGACTCGAGAAATGGGTATCGCTTATGCCAAGGTGGTTGAAAAGGGAGTTGATGATGCAACAAATTATGATATCCAGCATAGCGGCGCTTTAATGCTATTTAATCCGCAAGGAGAACTTAACGCATTTTTTACTACGCCACATCATGCTGATTTATTAGCAAAAGATTACCTGTTATTGGTTTCCTAA
- a CDS encoding COX15/CtaA family protein, producing the protein MQNKLLRYVVSFAVLLSLFVVMLGAYTRLTDAGLGCPDWPGCYGQMVLPSAKEKLQAAQTQYPQIPIESRKAWTEMAHRYVAGSLALLIFFIGFSALRKRLQGNHLMPWHLPAALLLLVFFQAALGMWTVTLKLLPVVVMGHLLGGILIVTCLSRFRLQLSSLSGQDLPQWRPWIRLGVVIVFLQIALGGWVSSNYAGISCIGFPQCNGVWVPDLHFAQGFNLFSPVGANYQGGLLDHDVRVTIQWIHRLGALITAAYILVLSLLILRRSSFNYLKIAAGFMLLLIFVQFTLGILNVIYLLPISVAVAHNGVAALLLATVFSTLHLTRKGQNDAR; encoded by the coding sequence ATGCAAAATAAATTATTACGATATGTAGTATCATTTGCTGTGCTTTTATCTTTGTTCGTCGTGATGTTGGGTGCTTATACACGCTTGACGGATGCTGGCCTAGGCTGCCCTGATTGGCCAGGTTGCTATGGGCAGATGGTTCTTCCAAGTGCTAAGGAAAAATTACAGGCAGCACAGACTCAATATCCGCAAATACCCATCGAGTCTAGAAAAGCATGGACTGAAATGGCGCATCGTTATGTCGCAGGGTCTTTAGCCTTATTGATTTTTTTTATTGGTTTTTCAGCGCTACGCAAACGGTTACAAGGCAACCATTTGATGCCTTGGCATTTGCCAGCCGCATTACTCCTACTGGTTTTTTTTCAAGCTGCTTTGGGGATGTGGACCGTAACTTTAAAGCTACTGCCCGTGGTGGTCATGGGACATCTTTTAGGCGGAATCTTGATCGTTACTTGCTTAAGTCGCTTTCGATTGCAACTCAGTTCATTAAGCGGGCAGGATTTACCACAATGGCGTCCTTGGATACGTCTTGGGGTGGTCATTGTTTTCCTACAAATCGCTTTGGGTGGTTGGGTGAGTTCAAACTATGCAGGGATCTCATGTATCGGATTCCCACAGTGTAATGGGGTATGGGTGCCAGATTTGCATTTTGCCCAGGGCTTTAATTTATTTTCACCAGTAGGAGCTAATTATCAAGGAGGTTTATTAGATCATGATGTGCGGGTGACGATTCAATGGATTCATCGATTAGGGGCATTAATCACTGCTGCTTACATTCTGGTGCTTTCTTTATTAATCCTGCGACGAAGCAGTTTCAATTATCTCAAAATAGCAGCGGGGTTCATGCTCCTACTCATCTTCGTTCAATTTACTTTAGGGATCTTGAATGTAATCTATCTCCTCCCAATCAGTGTGGCGGTCGCTCATAATGGCGTTGCGGCGCTTTTACTGGCAACGGTATTCAGTACTCTTCATTTGACGCGTAAGGGGCAAAATGATGCACGTTGA
- a CDS encoding phenylacetate--CoA ligase family protein produces MSSIFLSQSDQEVLCNRFNDLIHYVKENFAFYKNTYENVPASINDLGDLRHFPTLDKKYPGISVLVDEALAKRPPAYFETSGTSGNPFPVIPDLGPERSREFANFIYEWLALDKTEVKSAVIALPFEMNPIGLKYFAALNQLGIMAIPTGVKTHLCSPRKMLEIFARMKPELLIARPLETLRYAEAMRAQGIDPATSSIKKIILTGEIISRAKFARISKLYGGATVHGVYGLTELDSGGLVSCSRHQYHLPSKPYLIIELLEDDFNTPIKNEGELGNIVLTNTHKNHMPLLRYKTGDFGKLQHDCGCEYSTPVINAMGRAADLIQCKTTGNSAFPIEIENILFEYDEIACDYQIITRGGAVELRIELLNNLDSAQISALIQQLKTDIMHQLSIAVEHIDVFMPGQLANKLGIAKTKAGTLYVLDGMSEEEAKERLELNYCCEEGL; encoded by the coding sequence ATGTCGAGTATATTTTTGAGTCAAAGTGATCAAGAGGTATTGTGTAATCGCTTTAACGATTTGATTCACTACGTGAAAGAGAATTTTGCATTTTATAAAAACACCTACGAGAACGTTCCCGCTTCAATTAATGATTTAGGTGATCTTCGGCATTTTCCAACCCTTGATAAAAAATATCCTGGAATTTCTGTCCTTGTTGACGAAGCACTTGCCAAAAGACCTCCTGCTTATTTTGAAACAAGCGGTACTTCAGGTAATCCATTTCCTGTTATTCCTGATTTAGGTCCAGAACGCAGTCGAGAATTTGCGAATTTTATCTACGAATGGCTTGCCTTAGATAAGACCGAAGTTAAAAGTGCTGTGATTGCATTACCTTTTGAGATGAATCCTATCGGCTTAAAATATTTTGCTGCCTTAAACCAATTAGGGATTATGGCGATTCCCACTGGTGTGAAGACTCATCTGTGCTCACCTAGAAAAATGTTGGAAATTTTTGCTCGTATGAAGCCTGAGCTACTTATTGCTCGTCCATTGGAAACCCTGCGGTACGCGGAGGCCATGCGCGCACAGGGTATTGATCCGGCAACCTCTTCAATCAAAAAAATTATTTTAACAGGGGAAATTATCTCCAGAGCTAAATTTGCTCGTATCAGTAAGCTCTATGGAGGAGCAACTGTTCATGGAGTTTATGGATTAACGGAACTTGATAGTGGTGGTTTAGTATCATGCAGTAGACATCAGTATCATTTACCTTCAAAACCTTATTTGATTATTGAATTATTAGAAGATGATTTTAATACACCAATAAAGAATGAGGGGGAATTAGGCAATATTGTTTTAACAAATACCCATAAAAATCATATGCCACTGTTACGTTATAAAACGGGTGATTTTGGTAAATTACAACATGACTGTGGTTGTGAGTACTCTACTCCAGTGATCAATGCGATGGGGCGAGCTGCGGATTTAATTCAGTGCAAAACCACAGGAAACTCAGCTTTTCCTATAGAAATTGAAAATATTTTATTTGAATACGATGAAATTGCCTGTGATTACCAAATTATTACACGAGGTGGTGCCGTTGAATTGAGAATTGAATTATTAAACAATTTAGATTCAGCACAAATTTCAGCATTAATTCAACAACTAAAAACAGATATTATGCATCAATTGTCTATTGCTGTTGAACATATCGATGTTTTTATGCCCGGTCAACTCGCCAATAAGTTAGGGATTGCCAAAACTAAAGCAGGAACTCTCTACGTTTTAGACGGCATGAGTGAAGAAGAGGCCAAAGAACGGCTGGAGTTAAATTATTGTTGCGAAGAAGGGTTATAA
- a CDS encoding TauD/TfdA family dioxygenase — protein MKNPLKWYSKEIKDGPANSRELSSYEKRVVAQVLDFLENKDSAWDNSEVKNTLQHELRPLFDEILHSLIQVRGFITITGLPSADDKYSAEVIKKFLLAFCSHFGSPLIQNKNNDLIFDVKSIEGMTLNTKDSRGPYVKDALPMHTDAGAILGMYCLASADVGGHTILASSRTVHDEIKKIRPDLLEVLYQPVYADRRGNEPAGELPYDLSPVFAMYGDELRCQYHQPFYNDAQKKFPELPRFTSQQIEAMALFDHISLREDIAFETKVKPGSLIFINNEEILHGRTTFDHPENQTVRHLLRIWLNTPKIKHTFPSFLGYPG, from the coding sequence ATGAAGAATCCGTTAAAATGGTATAGCAAGGAGATTAAAGACGGCCCTGCAAATTCGAGAGAACTCTCTTCATATGAAAAGAGAGTGGTCGCTCAAGTTCTCGATTTTTTGGAAAACAAAGATTCTGCATGGGATAACAGTGAGGTCAAAAATACATTGCAGCATGAACTGCGCCCCTTATTCGACGAAATCCTGCATTCTTTAATCCAAGTTCGCGGATTTATAACCATAACTGGACTTCCCTCCGCCGATGATAAGTACAGTGCTGAGGTAATTAAAAAATTTCTTTTAGCGTTTTGCTCACACTTTGGTTCTCCCCTAATCCAAAATAAAAACAATGATCTGATATTTGATGTTAAAAGTATCGAGGGAATGACTCTTAATACCAAAGATTCACGTGGTCCTTATGTGAAAGATGCTCTGCCAATGCATACCGATGCAGGAGCTATTCTTGGGATGTATTGCCTTGCATCCGCTGATGTTGGTGGTCATACGATACTTGCCAGTTCCCGGACTGTTCATGATGAAATAAAAAAAATAAGACCTGATCTTCTTGAGGTATTATATCAACCTGTGTATGCGGATCGGCGTGGAAATGAACCAGCAGGTGAACTACCGTATGATTTAAGTCCGGTCTTTGCTATGTATGGGGATGAATTGCGTTGTCAATATCATCAACCATTTTATAACGATGCGCAAAAAAAATTCCCTGAGCTACCGCGTTTTACATCACAACAAATTGAAGCCATGGCATTATTCGATCACATTTCACTACGAGAGGATATTGCCTTCGAAACAAAAGTAAAGCCCGGTAGCCTAATTTTTATTAACAATGAAGAAATTCTCCATGGAAGAACAACTTTCGATCACCCTGAAAATCAAACCGTGCGTCATTTGTTAAGGATTTGGTTGAATACTCCGAAAATTAAACATACCTTTCCTAGTTTTTTAGGATACCCAGGATAA